In the genome of Oscarella lobularis chromosome 1, ooOscLobu1.1, whole genome shotgun sequence, one region contains:
- the LOC136191791 gene encoding major facilitator superfamily domain-containing protein 8-like, whose amino-acid sequence MEASKKPAFFARWRSIRVMYLSMFFSSLGFTIVMASLWPFLLMVAGKGATPSLLGYVVAAFSLGQLIASPLIGFWSNRHGSKIPLLVTLTISVIGNFMYSYSNVIPSHDVRNAWFMIGSRFLVGIGAAITGVTRAYISGATSSSERTPAMANMSMAQALGFVLGPALALVFVPIGETGFQWKAIDLELNMYTGPGFLSGLLALINIICLVALFVDYRLPPPQLTESTQSHKSSVSADDSEALIQMGESKPPDKVGVISSIILFFVVMFVFTVFETIVSPLLMDEYAWTRKEATLYVGILFAVSGIQAVVVFLVVKPLARRFGEIFMLGTALCFMLAGFFVILPFGNKYPPIRAHLIDPSPTNSSFQAESFATNVPGMNITHYDSRGCSYDWCSSTPLIYFEQCLASTFLLGIGYPTSTVMIYTIYSKLLGASPQGFMMGLMASFGCLARVLGPIFVSSLYHHQGPRWMFVAVDSIVFVALILFIGTYRRMRTYN is encoded by the exons gcTTTACTATTGTTATGGCGTCTCTCTGGCCGTTTCTGCTAATG GTGGCTGGGAAAGGCGCGACTCCAAGCCTACTCGGATACGTTGTCGCGGCGTTTAGTCTAGGCCAATTGATTGCATCTCCCCTAATCGGTTTTTGGTCGAATCGCCACGGATCAAAAATTCCTCTTCTCGTCACGCTTACGATAAGCGTTATTGGCAATTTCATGTATTCCTATTCAAACGTCATACCGAgtcatgacgtcagaaacgcCTGGTTCATGATAGGGTCGCGCTTTCTCGTTGGAATTGGAGCAG CAATCACAGGCGTCACTCGAGCTTATATATCAGGTGCGACGTCTTCCAGTGAGAGAACGCCGGCAATGGCGAACATGAGCATGGCACAGGCTTTGGGATTTGTTCTTGGACCAG ccTTAGCCCTTGTATTTGTTCCTATTGGAGAAACGGGCTTCCAGTGGAAGGCGATTGATTTGGAATTGAATATGTACACGGGACCAGGATTTTTAAGTGGTCTACTTGCCCTGATCAACATAATTTGCCTTGTTGCTCTATTCGTCGATTATCGCTTGCCGCCGCCCCAGCTCACAGAATCAACTCAATCCCATAAGAGTTCCGTCAGTGCGGATGATTCTGAAGCAC TGATACAAATGGGCGAAAGCAAACCACCTGATAAAGTCGGCGTTATATCATCTATtattctcttctttgtcgTCATGTTTGTATTCACAGTATTTGAAAC AATTGTTTCACCTTTGCTGATGGACGAATATGCTTGGACGCGCAAAGAAGCGACGCTCTACGTGGGAATTCTCTTTGCCGTTTCCGGAATCCAAGCCGtagtcgtttttcttgtagTCAAACCACTGGCCCGGAG ATTTGGTGAAATTTTTATGTTGGGTACCGCCCTCTGCTTTATGTTGGCGGGCTTCTTCGTCATTCTGCCTTTCGGCAACAAGTATCCGCCTATTCGAGCGCATCTCATCG ATCCTTCTCCTACGAATTCTTCATTTCAAGCGGAATCTTTTGCGACCAATGTTCCCGGTATGAACATCACTCACTACGACAGTCGAGGCTGTTCGTACGACTGGTGTTCTTCAACGCCTTTGATCTATTTCGAGCAATGCCTCGCTAGTACGTTTCTCCTCGGCATTGGATACCCTACATCGACTGTAATGATATACACGATATATTCAAAACTTCTTGGTGCATCACCTCAG GGTTTTATGATGGGGTTGATGGCTTCTTTCGGTTGCCTGGCTCGAGTCTTAGGTCCCATATTCGTCAGCTCGCTCTATCACCACCAGGGACCGCGCTGGATGTTCGTGGCTGTCGATTCCATTGTCTTTGTAGCGCTAATTCTTTTTATTGGTACATATCGCCGCATGCGGACGTACAACTAA
- the LOC136191878 gene encoding rho GTPase-activating protein 24-like isoform X1: MASVIPHDDDDSDGDFDEKTAKTTMANDLANDFAAIASSTSATASSGTSTLGLRPRIPEMEFPVDKPIRREGQFRKEGGNHKSWKTRLFHLDEEKISYYKPGQLKSPLGTIYLRDYVCAAVTANRPSIPFCFSLQGILSSQRVYYFAANSREQMNEWITTINQSIRYGRIARQVSLYDTISHETALICIRQLMDHTDVDGLLFSSGNVSQVKVCMNAVKRGKIPDVVSVPNPCTVASLLKTLFKDGPLKYLVIGPVAKELVERINEKCVPRTIQTLLLGLSSSSLEVLKELITLFYKILEKADKRKTQSTTHLAQSFGIYLFGELSVQQAELVLEYLISNMDEIM; this comes from the exons ATGGCGAGCGTCATTcctcacgacgacgacgacagcgacggcgatttcgacgagaagacggccaagacgacgatggcgaACGATCtcgcgaacgatttcgccgcgatcgcgtcgtcgacgtcggcgacagCGTCGTCGGGCACGTCGACGCTGGGGCTTCGTCCTCGAATACCGGAAATGGAGTTCCCCGTGGACAAA ccCATACGACGGGAGGGTCAGTTTCGCAAGGAAGGCGGCAATCACAAGAGCTGGAAAACGCGACTCTTTCAcctcgacgaagagaaaatcagCTATTATAAACCAGGACAG ttgAAATCGCCTCTCGGGACGATTTATCTGCGCGATTACGTGTGCGCGGCGGTGACGGCCAATCGGCCGTCGATTCccttttgcttttcgttGCAAGGAATATTGTCGAGTCAGCGCGTCTATTATTTCGCCGCGAATTCGCGCGAGCAGATGAACGAGTGGATAACGACGATTAATCAGTCGATTCGATACGGTCGCATAGCGAGACAAG TTTCCCTGTACGATACCATCAGTCACGAGACGGCGCTCATATGCATTCGACAGCTGATGGATCAcacggacgtcgacggattGCTTTTCAGTTCTGGCAACGTTTCCCAAGTGAAAGTGTGCATGAACGCGGTGAAGAGGGGCAAG ATTCCTGACGTCGTGTCTGTTCCCAATCCTTGCACCGTTGCGTCGCTCTTGAAAACGCTCTTCAAAGACGGTCCCCTGAAGTATCTCGTCATTGGCCCCGTAGCAAAG GAATTAGTCGAACGCATAAATGAGAAATGCGTCCCTAGAACCATACAGACTCTCCTCCTCGGTCTATCGAGCAGCAGTCTAGAAGTCCTAAAGGAATTGATAACGCTATTTTATAAG ATTTTGGAAAAAGCTGATAAGCGAAAGACCCAATCGACTACCCATCTAGCCCAGTCGTTCGGAATCTATCTCTTCGGCGAGCTGAGCGTTCAACAAGCGGAGTTAGTTTTAGAATATTTAATTAGCAACATGGATGAAATAATGTAA
- the LOC136191878 gene encoding rho GTPase-activating protein 24-like isoform X2, with the protein MASVIPHDDDDSDGDFDEKTAKTTMANDLANDFAAIASSTSATASSGTSTLGLRPRIPEMEFPVDKPIRREGQFRKEGGNHKSWKTRLFHLDEEKISYYKPGQLKSPLGTIYLRDYVCAAVTANRPSIPFCFSLQGILSSQRVYYFAANSREQMNEWITTINQSIRYGRIARQVSLYDTISHETALICIRQLMDHTDVDGLLFSSGNVSQVKVCMNAVKRGKIPDVVSVPNPCTVASLLKTLFKDGPLKYLVIGPVAKILEKADKRKTQSTTHLAQSFGIYLFGELSVQQAELVLEYLISNMDEIM; encoded by the exons ATGGCGAGCGTCATTcctcacgacgacgacgacagcgacggcgatttcgacgagaagacggccaagacgacgatggcgaACGATCtcgcgaacgatttcgccgcgatcgcgtcgtcgacgtcggcgacagCGTCGTCGGGCACGTCGACGCTGGGGCTTCGTCCTCGAATACCGGAAATGGAGTTCCCCGTGGACAAA ccCATACGACGGGAGGGTCAGTTTCGCAAGGAAGGCGGCAATCACAAGAGCTGGAAAACGCGACTCTTTCAcctcgacgaagagaaaatcagCTATTATAAACCAGGACAG ttgAAATCGCCTCTCGGGACGATTTATCTGCGCGATTACGTGTGCGCGGCGGTGACGGCCAATCGGCCGTCGATTCccttttgcttttcgttGCAAGGAATATTGTCGAGTCAGCGCGTCTATTATTTCGCCGCGAATTCGCGCGAGCAGATGAACGAGTGGATAACGACGATTAATCAGTCGATTCGATACGGTCGCATAGCGAGACAAG TTTCCCTGTACGATACCATCAGTCACGAGACGGCGCTCATATGCATTCGACAGCTGATGGATCAcacggacgtcgacggattGCTTTTCAGTTCTGGCAACGTTTCCCAAGTGAAAGTGTGCATGAACGCGGTGAAGAGGGGCAAG ATTCCTGACGTCGTGTCTGTTCCCAATCCTTGCACCGTTGCGTCGCTCTTGAAAACGCTCTTCAAAGACGGTCCCCTGAAGTATCTCGTCATTGGCCCCGTAGCAAAG ATTTTGGAAAAAGCTGATAAGCGAAAGACCCAATCGACTACCCATCTAGCCCAGTCGTTCGGAATCTATCTCTTCGGCGAGCTGAGCGTTCAACAAGCGGAGTTAGTTTTAGAATATTTAATTAGCAACATGGATGAAATAATGTAA
- the LOC136191745 gene encoding putative methyltransferase NSUN7 isoform X2 codes for MENGTTTSSVASPYSLYVHASKILHYLASGTKSDSPPLLPHELSSPNHRRGVYDLAYNAYRYRDILEEILEESDFFFRFFDLRDNAKLLLVILYDFQRRHFPSRRPSFSTTRRPFDVTADVEEIVDALHVHRVKLSAALARARVKTNSLDMTGMLRFIERGAVSLSTRQPLCARVNSLRIDAYEVVQRLKEQGWNLAMKRELEMGEIRLDPVVDDLLLFSPSAKSSMLQENPLFTDGMLVLEDHVDALVAASLGTLIADAGNVILTPAPSEGLVSHVATMITGRKRIVYVVNAEPRRQEAIEEGLRLQGINNVKFVSDSLAHANPSQFKNVKLIVVAPPSTNSCVINPVDHLAIHGDIDLDSIPSSAESCESRLPKFSAEQQNHLMSALRFPEVEAVAYFVRSHNHAETELVVTSALDRVKRPDVAVEEDPSQPSRPFQVYYSDVMYSLRDMQQGTELDDGPSLKLPSAETKSDTSTGNKCLQVDPSNMCNGFSLAILRRKPKAVRVPTPAREVLRRATVQGLLDMKYANGEQESSAPPKKKSTKKRSVKRRPSTLMKLTQAARNRIAQSSARQKSATTTTSATKDPKMSA; via the exons ATGGAGAACGGCACGACAACGAGCTCCGTCGCCTCGCCGTACAGCTTATACGTTCACGCGTCGAAAATACTTCACTATTTAGCATCGGGAACGAAATCCGATTCCCCTCCCCTTCTACCGCACGAACTCTCATCTCCAAATCATCGCAGAGGCGTCTACGATCTAGCCTACAACGCATATCGAT ATCGCGACATCCTGGAGGAAATTCTCGAAGAgagcgattttttcttcagattcTTCGAC CTACGAGACAATGCGAAATTGCTACTCGTCATTCTGTACGACTTCCAACGCCGTCACTTTCCGTCGAGGCGTccgtcgttctcgacgacgcgtcgaccctttgacgtcaccgctgACGTggaggaaatcgtcgacgcactTCACGTGCATCGCGTGAAGTTGAGCGCCGCTTTGGCACGTGCGCGCGTCAAGACGAATAGTCTCGATATGACGGGAATGTTGAGATTTATTGAACGCGGTGCCGTGAGTTTGTCCACGCGGCAGCCGCTCTGCGCGCGCGTCAATTCGCTTCGAATTGATGCCTATGAAGTGGTGCAGCGGCTCAAGGAACAGGGATGGAATTTGGCGATGAAGAGGGAGTTGGAAATGGGGGAAATTCGATTGGATCCCGttgtcgacgatttgctattgttttcgccgtcggcgaagagTTCCATGTTGCAGGAGAATCCCTTGTTTACAGACGGAATGCTAGTGCTTGAG GATCATGTTGATGCTTTGGTTGCTGCGTCGCTGGGCACGCTCATCGCTGACGCTGGGAATGTTATCTTGACACCGGCACCCTCCGAGGGGCTCGTCTCCCACGTTGCGACAATGATAAcaggaagaaaacgaattgtTTACGTTGTGAACGCCGAGCCTAGGAGACAGGAAGCGATAGAGGAGGGACTACGTCTCCAAGGCATCAACA ACGTGAAATTTGTCTCCGATTCTCTTGCCCACGCGAATCCAAGTCAATTCAAAAACGTGAAATTGATTGTCGTTGCTCccccgtcgacgaattcatGCGTCATCAATCCAGTCGATCATCTCGCAATACACGGAG ATATTGACCTGGATTCCATTCCGTCATCCGCCGAATCTTGCGAGTCGAGACTACCCAAGTTCTCCGCCGAGCAACAAAACCATCTCATGAGCGCCCTAAGAT tTCCTGAAGTGGAAGCTGTTGCCTATTTCGTGCGCTCTCACAATCACGCCGAAACGGAGCTGGTCGTGACGTCGGCTCTAGATCGAGTCAAGCGTCCTGACGTCGCCGTGGAAGAAGATCCGTCTCAGCCGTCGAGACCCTTTCAAGTCTATTATTCCGACGTCATGTACAGTCTTCGTGACATGCAACAGGGAACGGAATTGG ATGATGGGCCTTCGCTCAAATTGCCATCAGCTGAGACAAAGTCTGATACATCTACAG GAAACAAATGCTTACAGGTCGACCCATCAAACATGTGCAACGGCTTCAGCTTGGCTATCTTACGTCGAAAG CCCAAAGCAGTTCGCGTTCCCACGCCGGCGCGCGAAGTCTTACGCCGCGCCACCGTCCAAGGTCTCCTCGATATGAAATACGCGAATGGCGAACAAGAGTCGTCAGcgccgccgaagaaaaaatcgacgaaaaagcgaagcgtCAAACGACGGCCGTCGACGCTGATGAAACTGACCCAGGCGGCTCGAAATCGCATTGCGCAATCGAGTGCCCGGcaaaaatcggcgacgacgacgacgagcgccaCAAAGGACCCCAAAAT gagcGCGTGA
- the LOC136191745 gene encoding putative methyltransferase NSUN7 isoform X1, whose product MENGTTTSSVASPYSLYVHASKILHYLASGTKSDSPPLLPHELSSPNHRRGVYDLAYNAYRYRDILEEILEESDFFFRFFDLRDNAKLLLVILYDFQRRHFPSRRPSFSTTRRPFDVTADVEEIVDALHVHRVKLSAALARARVKTNSLDMTGMLRFIERGAVSLSTRQPLCARVNSLRIDAYEVVQRLKEQGWNLAMKRELEMGEIRLDPVVDDLLLFSPSAKSSMLQENPLFTDGMLVLEDHVDALVAASLGTLIADAGNVILTPAPSEGLVSHVATMITGRKRIVYVVNAEPRRQEAIEEGLRLQGINNVKFVSDSLAHANPSQFKNVKLIVVAPPSTNSCVINPVDHLAIHGDIDLDSIPSSAESCESRLPKFSAEQQNHLMSALRFPEVEAVAYFVRSHNHAETELVVTSALDRVKRPDVAVEEDPSQPSRPFQVYYSDVMYSLRDMQQGTELDDGPSLKLPSAETKSDTSTGNKCLQVDPSNMCNGFSLAILRRKPKAVRVPTPAREVLRRATVQGLLDMKYANGEQESSAPPKKKSTKKRSVKRRPSTLMKLTQAARNRIAQSSARQKSATTTTSATKDPKMYQKPFK is encoded by the exons ATGGAGAACGGCACGACAACGAGCTCCGTCGCCTCGCCGTACAGCTTATACGTTCACGCGTCGAAAATACTTCACTATTTAGCATCGGGAACGAAATCCGATTCCCCTCCCCTTCTACCGCACGAACTCTCATCTCCAAATCATCGCAGAGGCGTCTACGATCTAGCCTACAACGCATATCGAT ATCGCGACATCCTGGAGGAAATTCTCGAAGAgagcgattttttcttcagattcTTCGAC CTACGAGACAATGCGAAATTGCTACTCGTCATTCTGTACGACTTCCAACGCCGTCACTTTCCGTCGAGGCGTccgtcgttctcgacgacgcgtcgaccctttgacgtcaccgctgACGTggaggaaatcgtcgacgcactTCACGTGCATCGCGTGAAGTTGAGCGCCGCTTTGGCACGTGCGCGCGTCAAGACGAATAGTCTCGATATGACGGGAATGTTGAGATTTATTGAACGCGGTGCCGTGAGTTTGTCCACGCGGCAGCCGCTCTGCGCGCGCGTCAATTCGCTTCGAATTGATGCCTATGAAGTGGTGCAGCGGCTCAAGGAACAGGGATGGAATTTGGCGATGAAGAGGGAGTTGGAAATGGGGGAAATTCGATTGGATCCCGttgtcgacgatttgctattgttttcgccgtcggcgaagagTTCCATGTTGCAGGAGAATCCCTTGTTTACAGACGGAATGCTAGTGCTTGAG GATCATGTTGATGCTTTGGTTGCTGCGTCGCTGGGCACGCTCATCGCTGACGCTGGGAATGTTATCTTGACACCGGCACCCTCCGAGGGGCTCGTCTCCCACGTTGCGACAATGATAAcaggaagaaaacgaattgtTTACGTTGTGAACGCCGAGCCTAGGAGACAGGAAGCGATAGAGGAGGGACTACGTCTCCAAGGCATCAACA ACGTGAAATTTGTCTCCGATTCTCTTGCCCACGCGAATCCAAGTCAATTCAAAAACGTGAAATTGATTGTCGTTGCTCccccgtcgacgaattcatGCGTCATCAATCCAGTCGATCATCTCGCAATACACGGAG ATATTGACCTGGATTCCATTCCGTCATCCGCCGAATCTTGCGAGTCGAGACTACCCAAGTTCTCCGCCGAGCAACAAAACCATCTCATGAGCGCCCTAAGAT tTCCTGAAGTGGAAGCTGTTGCCTATTTCGTGCGCTCTCACAATCACGCCGAAACGGAGCTGGTCGTGACGTCGGCTCTAGATCGAGTCAAGCGTCCTGACGTCGCCGTGGAAGAAGATCCGTCTCAGCCGTCGAGACCCTTTCAAGTCTATTATTCCGACGTCATGTACAGTCTTCGTGACATGCAACAGGGAACGGAATTGG ATGATGGGCCTTCGCTCAAATTGCCATCAGCTGAGACAAAGTCTGATACATCTACAG GAAACAAATGCTTACAGGTCGACCCATCAAACATGTGCAACGGCTTCAGCTTGGCTATCTTACGTCGAAAG CCCAAAGCAGTTCGCGTTCCCACGCCGGCGCGCGAAGTCTTACGCCGCGCCACCGTCCAAGGTCTCCTCGATATGAAATACGCGAATGGCGAACAAGAGTCGTCAGcgccgccgaagaaaaaatcgacgaaaaagcgaagcgtCAAACGACGGCCGTCGACGCTGATGAAACTGACCCAGGCGGCTCGAAATCGCATTGCGCAATCGAGTGCCCGGcaaaaatcggcgacgacgacgacgagcgccaCAAAGGACCCCAAAATGTATCAGAAACCATTTAAATAA
- the LOC136191729 gene encoding germ cell nuclear acidic protein-like isoform X2 has translation MEVLIVLPESSLKELRRMKDRFHITSIKIVKELPEPKTSPSPSPIRRKKTRACRIVDSEEEEDEEEAISRKSFDEDDDVISEPKSSADEEDSIVVVESDSDEEKEENSEASPRLVNTSHCSFIISEAEEGILSKSFKSENDDVSDDEDDDDEESFHLVGKFTLDDDNDSKPKRFIRKNSIVFDLEEDFTLDITPSPVQRRETTTKITDKSDDDDDDDLTFHLGKLRLDDEDDDSSWKNSKKLTEESEVSPSPIQAKKTQKRRILYSDEDEDEEKAKSLGKDSDDDDLPLFSLDDDSEEKKKKSSERTVIACSDTDSDAENEPMMETTTKKKKKRRVSFWNLGNSVPQPVTPFKTATPCMATPCYATLYKGLRTPKSAASFLKTPQTAIGQSGQYNRYKSSLISDLFIIYNESVFNGKLPDDLKFEWNARLTSTAGSCAYTWKNNERSATITLSTKIIDSYERLRDTLIHELCHAATWIIDNDRHAHHGPAWKKWVRIAESIHPDLPCVSRCHNYSINTKYTYICQNSDCYFSEGRHSKSINLDRARCPVCMSRLQLMNKSGHSSAARSNPYCDFVKQNFARVQRENPHLKFHEISKILASQYRTPAKF, from the exons ATGGAGGTGTTGATAGTGCTGCCAGAAAGCTCTCTGAAAGAGCTGAGAAGAATGAAGGATCGCTTTCACATCACGTCGATAAAAATAGTAAAG GAACTCCCCGAaccgaaaacgtcgccgagcCCGAGTCCCATTCGTCGCAAAAAGACGCGCGCCTGCAGAATCGTGGACtcggaagaggaggaagacgaagaggaggcgaTTTCGAGGAAGAGttttgatgaagatgacgacgtcatctcCGAACCGAAATCATCTGCTGATGAAGAAGATTCAATCGTTGTCGTGGAATCCGATAGcgatgaagagaaagaggagaattCAG AAGCTTCGCCGAGGCTCGTAAACACGAGTCATTGTAGCTTTATCATTTCGGAAGCGGAGGAAGGGATTTTGAGCAAGAGTTTCAAGAGtgaaaatgatgacgtcagcgatgacgaggacgacgacgatgaggagTCTTTTCATCTCGTAGGGAAATTTACACTAG ATGATGACAATGACTCTAAACCGAAGCGATTCATTAGAAAGAATTCGATTGTGTTTGATCTGGAGGAGGATTTCACATTAG ATATAACCCCAAGTCCTGTTCAACGTCgtgaaacgacgacaaagatcACTGATAAaagcgatgatgacgacgacgacgacttgacTTTTCACTTGGGAAAATTGAGATTAG atgacgaagatgatgacTCTTCTTGGAAGAATTCCAAGAAGTTGACCGAGGAATCAG AAGTGTCACCGAGTCCCATTCAGGCGAAAAAGACGCAAAAGCGCAGAATATTGTATTcagacgaggacgaggacgaggagaagGCCAAAAGTTTGGGCAAGGAttctgatgacgacgatttgcctTTATTTTCACTAG ATGATGACTctgaggagaagaagaagaagagctcgGAGCGGACTGTGATTGCGTGCAGTGACACGGACAGCGATGCGGAAAATGAACCAATgatggaaacgacgacaaaaaagaagaagaaacgtcgcgTGAGTTTCTGGAATCTTGGAAACTCCGTGCCACAACCCGTCACACCCTTCAA gactGCTACGCCATGTATGGCTACTCCTTGTTATGCTACTCTTTATAAGG GCCTTCGAACGCCCAAATCTGCGGcttcttttctaaaaacTCCTCAGACGGCCATTGGACAATCTGGGCAATACAATAGATACAAGAGTAGTCTGATTAGTGatctatttattatatacAACGAGAGCGTCTTCAATGGAAAG TTGCCTGATGATTTGAAATTTGAGTGGAATGCAAGACTCACTTCAACTGCAGGAAGCTGCGCCTATACctg gAAGAACAACGAACGCAGTGCTACAATTACTCTGTCTACAAAAATTATCGACAGCTACG AACGGCTCAGGGACACGCTTATCCACGAGCTTTGCCATGCTGCAACGTGGATTATAGACAATGATCGACACGCTCATCATGGTCCCGCATGGAAGAAATG GGTTCGAATTGCTGAGAGTATTCACCCTGACCTGCCTTGCGTTTCTCGGTGTCATAACTATAGTATCAACACAAAGTATACGTACATCTGTCAGAATTCCGACTGCTACTTTTC agaagGTCGTCATTCAAAGTCAATTAATTTAGATCGTGCGCGTTGTCCCGTTTGCATGAG TCGACTTCAGTTGATGAACAAGAGTGGGCATTCATCCGCAGCTCGAAGCAATCCTTATTGCGATTTTGTGAAGCAGAATTTTGCTCGAGTCCAGCGCGAAAATCCTCATTTGAAATTTCATGAAATCTCAAAAATTCTTGCCAGTCAATATCGCACGCCGGCAAAATTCTAA
- the LOC136191729 gene encoding germ cell nuclear acidic protein-like isoform X1: MEVLIVLPESSLKELRRMKDRFHITSIKIVKELPEPKTSPSPSPIRRKKTRACRIVDSEEEEDEEEAISRKSFDEDDDVISEPKSSADEEDSIVVVESDSDEEKEENSEASPRLVNTSHCSFIISEAEEGILSKSFKSENDDVSDDEDDDDEESFHLVGKFTLDDDNDSKPKRFIRKNSIVFDLEEDFTLDITPSPVQRRETTTKITDKSDDDDDDDLTFHLGKLRLDTLDDEDDDSSWKNSKKLTEESEVSPSPIQAKKTQKRRILYSDEDEDEEKAKSLGKDSDDDDLPLFSLDDDSEEKKKKSSERTVIACSDTDSDAENEPMMETTTKKKKKRRVSFWNLGNSVPQPVTPFKTATPCMATPCYATLYKGLRTPKSAASFLKTPQTAIGQSGQYNRYKSSLISDLFIIYNESVFNGKLPDDLKFEWNARLTSTAGSCAYTWKNNERSATITLSTKIIDSYERLRDTLIHELCHAATWIIDNDRHAHHGPAWKKWVRIAESIHPDLPCVSRCHNYSINTKYTYICQNSDCYFSEGRHSKSINLDRARCPVCMSRLQLMNKSGHSSAARSNPYCDFVKQNFARVQRENPHLKFHEISKILASQYRTPAKF; the protein is encoded by the exons ATGGAGGTGTTGATAGTGCTGCCAGAAAGCTCTCTGAAAGAGCTGAGAAGAATGAAGGATCGCTTTCACATCACGTCGATAAAAATAGTAAAG GAACTCCCCGAaccgaaaacgtcgccgagcCCGAGTCCCATTCGTCGCAAAAAGACGCGCGCCTGCAGAATCGTGGACtcggaagaggaggaagacgaagaggaggcgaTTTCGAGGAAGAGttttgatgaagatgacgacgtcatctcCGAACCGAAATCATCTGCTGATGAAGAAGATTCAATCGTTGTCGTGGAATCCGATAGcgatgaagagaaagaggagaattCAG AAGCTTCGCCGAGGCTCGTAAACACGAGTCATTGTAGCTTTATCATTTCGGAAGCGGAGGAAGGGATTTTGAGCAAGAGTTTCAAGAGtgaaaatgatgacgtcagcgatgacgaggacgacgacgatgaggagTCTTTTCATCTCGTAGGGAAATTTACACTAG ATGATGACAATGACTCTAAACCGAAGCGATTCATTAGAAAGAATTCGATTGTGTTTGATCTGGAGGAGGATTTCACATTAG ATATAACCCCAAGTCCTGTTCAACGTCgtgaaacgacgacaaagatcACTGATAAaagcgatgatgacgacgacgacgacttgacTTTTCACTTGGGAAAATTGAGATTAG ATACTTTagatgacgaagatgatgacTCTTCTTGGAAGAATTCCAAGAAGTTGACCGAGGAATCAG AAGTGTCACCGAGTCCCATTCAGGCGAAAAAGACGCAAAAGCGCAGAATATTGTATTcagacgaggacgaggacgaggagaagGCCAAAAGTTTGGGCAAGGAttctgatgacgacgatttgcctTTATTTTCACTAG ATGATGACTctgaggagaagaagaagaagagctcgGAGCGGACTGTGATTGCGTGCAGTGACACGGACAGCGATGCGGAAAATGAACCAATgatggaaacgacgacaaaaaagaagaagaaacgtcgcgTGAGTTTCTGGAATCTTGGAAACTCCGTGCCACAACCCGTCACACCCTTCAA gactGCTACGCCATGTATGGCTACTCCTTGTTATGCTACTCTTTATAAGG GCCTTCGAACGCCCAAATCTGCGGcttcttttctaaaaacTCCTCAGACGGCCATTGGACAATCTGGGCAATACAATAGATACAAGAGTAGTCTGATTAGTGatctatttattatatacAACGAGAGCGTCTTCAATGGAAAG TTGCCTGATGATTTGAAATTTGAGTGGAATGCAAGACTCACTTCAACTGCAGGAAGCTGCGCCTATACctg gAAGAACAACGAACGCAGTGCTACAATTACTCTGTCTACAAAAATTATCGACAGCTACG AACGGCTCAGGGACACGCTTATCCACGAGCTTTGCCATGCTGCAACGTGGATTATAGACAATGATCGACACGCTCATCATGGTCCCGCATGGAAGAAATG GGTTCGAATTGCTGAGAGTATTCACCCTGACCTGCCTTGCGTTTCTCGGTGTCATAACTATAGTATCAACACAAAGTATACGTACATCTGTCAGAATTCCGACTGCTACTTTTC agaagGTCGTCATTCAAAGTCAATTAATTTAGATCGTGCGCGTTGTCCCGTTTGCATGAG TCGACTTCAGTTGATGAACAAGAGTGGGCATTCATCCGCAGCTCGAAGCAATCCTTATTGCGATTTTGTGAAGCAGAATTTTGCTCGAGTCCAGCGCGAAAATCCTCATTTGAAATTTCATGAAATCTCAAAAATTCTTGCCAGTCAATATCGCACGCCGGCAAAATTCTAA